From Aquificota bacterium, one genomic window encodes:
- the fsa gene encoding fructose-6-phosphate aldolase: protein MRFFLDTGNVDEIKQALEWGILDGVTTNPTLIAKTGRPFLEVAKEILSLVDGPVSLETVSRDAEGMVKEGKMLAELGDNVVVKIPMTPEGMKAVQILESEGIPTNVTLVFSPAQALIAAKAGASFVSPFVGRIDDISGDGMKLIRDIMQIFNNYGIEDTEVIVASVRHPMHVVEAALIGADICTMPFEVMKKLFQHPLTDKGIELFLKDWEKVPGRPF, encoded by the coding sequence ATGCGCTTTTTCCTTGATACTGGCAACGTGGATGAAATAAAGCAAGCCCTTGAATGGGGCATATTGGACGGAGTTACCACAAACCCAACCCTTATAGCAAAAACAGGAAGGCCATTCCTTGAGGTGGCTAAGGAAATACTAAGCCTTGTGGATGGGCCTGTGAGCCTTGAGACGGTCTCAAGGGATGCAGAGGGTATGGTGAAAGAAGGAAAGATGCTCGCCGAACTGGGGGACAATGTGGTGGTAAAGATACCCATGACGCCAGAAGGTATGAAGGCCGTTCAAATCCTTGAGTCGGAAGGCATACCAACCAACGTAACCCTTGTCTTTTCACCAGCCCAAGCCCTAATTGCAGCAAAGGCGGGTGCAAGCTTTGTCTCTCCATTTGTAGGTAGGATAGATGATATTTCCGGAGATGGTATGAAGCTTATAAGGGATATAATGCAGATATTTAACAATTACGGGATAGAGGATACGGAGGTTATAGTGGCCAGCGTAAGGCATCCCATGCATGTGGTAGAGGCGGCCCTCATAGGCGCAGATATATGCACTATGCCCTTTGAGGTGATGAAAAAACTCTTCCAGCATCCACTTACCGATAAGGGAATAGAACTTTTCCTAAAAGATTGGGAAAAGGTGCCGGGAAGGCCCTTTTAA
- a CDS encoding Rid family detoxifying hydrolase codes for MHAIYTEKAPRPVGPYSQAVVAGSFLFLSGQIGLDPQTGKLREGFKEQAQQVFKNIEAILEAAGAGKESIVRMVVYLKDLSLFGEFNQLYEEFFKDVKVKPVRTTVEVSHLPLGALIEVEATAFLGEGNNL; via the coding sequence ATGCATGCTATATACACAGAAAAGGCCCCAAGGCCAGTAGGTCCATACTCTCAGGCAGTTGTGGCTGGTAGTTTTCTCTTTCTCTCCGGTCAGATAGGCTTGGACCCACAGACGGGAAAGTTAAGAGAGGGATTTAAAGAACAAGCACAGCAGGTTTTTAAAAACATAGAAGCCATACTTGAGGCCGCAGGCGCAGGGAAAGAGAGTATAGTAAGGATGGTAGTTTATCTCAAGGATTTAAGCCTTTTTGGTGAGTTTAACCAGCTTTACGAAGAGTTTTTTAAGGATGTAAAGGTAAAGCCTGTAAGAACTACGGTAGAGGTGAGCCATCTTCCACTCGGCGCCCTTATTGAGGTAGAAGCTACTGCCTTTTTAGGAGAGGGGAATAACTTATAG
- a CDS encoding thioredoxin family protein — MEGFLKLLAILLTFFFIFMFLLGINIKRRARKMQGKEFEAIKDGIVYFYSERCGACKMMKPEIEKLKEKVKVLEMDVAKPEGYKMAQELGILATPTTLVVRYGIIRKVFVGVVKSERILKEV, encoded by the coding sequence ATGGAGGGCTTTTTGAAGCTTTTGGCTATCTTACTTACCTTTTTCTTTATCTTTATGTTTTTGCTTGGAATTAACATTAAAAGGAGAGCAAGGAAGATGCAAGGAAAGGAGTTTGAGGCAATAAAAGACGGTATAGTCTATTTTTACTCGGAGAGGTGCGGAGCCTGTAAGATGATGAAGCCGGAAATAGAAAAGTTAAAGGAGAAGGTGAAAGTCTTGGAAATGGATGTGGCAAAGCCAGAGGGCTACAAGATGGCCCAAGAGCTTGGTATCTTGGCAACGCCCACTACTTTGGTAGTGAGGTATGGTATAATAAGAAAGGTCTTTGTAGGTGTGGTTAAATCTGAAAGAATACTGAAGGAGGTATAA
- a CDS encoding secondary thiamine-phosphate synthase enzyme YjbQ, with protein sequence MAVFKVRTTKHTSFVNITNQVRELVRASGVKSGLCLVYTPHTTACIFINEGADPDVIKDIAYSLEKLVPWRDNYAHSEGNSAAHIRSAIIGNSRIIPIENGDLMLGTWEAIFLADFDGPRERKVIVKILKEE encoded by the coding sequence ATGGCGGTATTTAAGGTAAGGACTACCAAGCATACAAGCTTTGTAAACATAACCAATCAAGTTAGAGAGTTAGTTAGAGCCTCTGGTGTAAAGTCTGGCCTATGTCTTGTATACACACCACATACTACAGCCTGCATCTTTATAAACGAGGGTGCGGACCCAGATGTGATAAAGGATATAGCCTACTCCCTTGAAAAGCTTGTGCCTTGGAGAGACAACTATGCCCACTCGGAGGGCAACTCCGCTGCCCATATAAGGAGTGCCATCATAGGCAACTCAAGAATAATACCCATAGAGAACGGCGACCTTATGCTTGGCACTTGGGAGGCCATATTCCTTGCAGACTTTGATGGCCCAAGGGAGAGGAAGGTGATAGTTAAGATATTAAAGGAGGAATAG
- the dnaB gene encoding replicative DNA helicase, with the protein MIPDLEPPYDELAERAVLGAIIADPDNMPTVLEYLREEDFYLETHRLLFSVLYKLWEDKGKDWDDIVLKEYIEKRGLKDKIDLSFIYSLVEEAATGSLLEEAIRNVKEKSGLRQLMELSLNVLKGIKQEPDFTNLLEYLNTKLIEISEKQTISQYWHIREVVRDVIDIIERYKKQEKLITGIPTGFLDLDTLTTGLHPSDLVIVAARPGMGKSSFMLSMAIHMAMVEKIPVVIYSLEMSKEQLVMRALSLLSGVPLQNIRRGFLSDEDMNRLKTSALELIKCDIFIDDTPSLSTTDLRIKTRKLKKERGVEVVFVDYLQLLRPTTRRSSRQEEVAEISRNLKALAKELSIPVVALAQLSRQVEHRSDKRPQLADLRESGQIEQDADLIIFIHRPEYYKKNPSPEEQGIAEIIVAKQRQGPTGIVKVAFLKDTASFKPLMATSMSHVESYEPDIEEEFSEDDLDLDF; encoded by the coding sequence ATGATACCAGACCTTGAACCGCCTTATGATGAGTTGGCCGAACGGGCAGTACTTGGTGCAATTATTGCAGACCCAGACAATATGCCCACAGTCCTTGAGTATCTACGGGAGGAAGACTTTTACCTTGAAACCCACCGATTGCTTTTTTCTGTTCTATATAAGTTATGGGAAGATAAAGGCAAGGATTGGGATGATATAGTCTTAAAAGAATACATAGAAAAAAGAGGGTTAAAGGATAAGATTGACCTTTCTTTTATATATTCTCTCGTTGAAGAAGCGGCTACTGGAAGTCTTTTGGAAGAAGCAATAAGAAATGTAAAGGAAAAATCTGGTCTAAGACAGCTTATGGAGCTTTCTTTGAATGTATTAAAAGGCATTAAACAGGAACCGGATTTCACCAATTTACTTGAATACTTGAATACAAAGCTCATAGAGATATCCGAAAAGCAAACTATTAGTCAGTATTGGCATATAAGAGAAGTAGTAAGAGATGTAATTGATATTATAGAAAGATATAAAAAGCAAGAAAAGCTAATCACCGGAATACCAACAGGCTTTCTTGACCTTGACACTTTAACTACAGGCCTTCATCCATCGGACCTTGTAATAGTGGCTGCAAGGCCCGGAATGGGAAAGAGTAGCTTTATGCTTTCTATGGCTATCCATATGGCAATGGTAGAGAAGATACCTGTAGTTATCTATTCTTTGGAGATGAGCAAGGAACAGCTTGTAATGAGAGCCTTATCTTTGCTTTCCGGTGTGCCTCTTCAAAATATCAGGCGTGGCTTTTTGAGCGATGAAGATATGAACAGGCTTAAAACTTCTGCCCTTGAGCTAATAAAATGCGACATTTTTATAGATGATACGCCAAGCCTTTCCACTACAGACCTAAGGATAAAAACAAGAAAGCTAAAAAAAGAAAGAGGTGTGGAGGTAGTTTTTGTAGATTATCTTCAACTTCTTAGACCGACTACAAGAAGGTCTTCCCGTCAAGAAGAGGTGGCGGAGATCTCCAGAAACCTCAAAGCCCTTGCCAAAGAGCTTTCTATCCCGGTGGTTGCTCTCGCCCAGCTTTCCCGTCAAGTGGAACACAGGTCGGACAAAAGGCCCCAGCTGGCAGACCTTAGAGAAAGCGGACAGATTGAACAAGATGCAGACCTAATAATCTTTATACACAGGCCAGAGTATTACAAAAAGAACCCGTCGCCAGAAGAACAAGGCATAGCGGAAATCATAGTAGCAAAGCAAAGACAGGGACCTACGGGAATAGTAAAGGTAGCATTCCTAAAAGATACGGCAAGCTTTAAACCTCTTATGGCTACAAGCATGAGCCATGTAGAAAGCTACGAACCAGATATAGAAGAAGAGTTTTCGGAGGATGACCTTGACCTTGATTTTTAG
- a CDS encoding 4-vinyl reductase codes for MEYLKDKFRALAEAIERESVLVHRAALVDGYKDIYKLSRLGIDRVIKKATELGGRKGAKILKERYGIYTDRLDEALEVLTVIAESSRLLDVFEYDLDKMEIRVDGSILVEAVGESKKPVCEPMAGFFEGFLSELLEKKYSIKEVACRAQGHERCIFKISQK; via the coding sequence ATGGAATATTTAAAGGATAAGTTTAGGGCCCTTGCGGAAGCTATAGAAAGAGAGTCGGTTTTGGTGCATCGTGCAGCCCTTGTGGATGGATATAAGGATATTTACAAGCTTAGCAGGCTTGGCATAGACAGGGTTATTAAGAAGGCAACAGAGCTTGGTGGGAGGAAAGGTGCAAAGATACTAAAGGAAAGGTATGGCATATACACAGACAGGCTTGACGAGGCCCTTGAGGTGCTTACAGTCATAGCCGAGTCCTCAAGGCTTTTGGACGTTTTTGAGTATGACCTGGATAAGATGGAGATAAGGGTGGATGGGTCCATACTGGTGGAGGCTGTAGGTGAAAGTAAAAAGCCTGTATGCGAGCCTATGGCTGGCTTTTTTGAAGGCTTTTTGAGCGAACTGCTTGAAAAGAAGTACAGCATAAAAGAAGTAGCATGTAGAGCGCAAGGCCACGAAAGGTGTATTTTTAAGATATCACAGAAGTAA
- a CDS encoding rhomboid family intramembrane serine protease, which yields MIPIKDINPHRSFPIVNLSIIIICSLVWLYEVSLSDEELQAFIYQYGLVPAYLFERPQSLLTHMFLHGSWLHIIGNMWFLWVFGDNVEDRLGRVKYLIFYILSGLGAAIIQTLVSLLFGGEEIPMVGASGAISGVLGAYLWMFPHARILALVPVFFFLTFMELPAVFFIGMWILIQIINGLITLPLAGMGGVAWFAHIGGFFVGYFLAKRFYRRNLYFW from the coding sequence ATGATACCAATAAAGGATATAAATCCTCATAGAAGCTTCCCCATAGTTAATCTAAGCATAATAATAATCTGTTCTTTGGTATGGCTATATGAAGTTAGCCTATCGGATGAGGAGCTTCAAGCCTTTATCTATCAATATGGGCTTGTGCCTGCTTACCTTTTTGAAAGGCCCCAATCTTTATTAACTCATATGTTCCTTCATGGAAGCTGGCTACACATAATAGGCAACATGTGGTTTTTGTGGGTCTTTGGAGACAACGTAGAAGACAGGCTAGGCAGAGTAAAGTATCTTATCTTTTACATCCTTTCTGGGCTTGGAGCAGCCATCATTCAAACCCTTGTTAGCCTTCTTTTTGGCGGTGAGGAAATCCCTATGGTAGGTGCCAGCGGTGCCATAAGCGGTGTGCTTGGCGCGTATCTTTGGATGTTCCCCCATGCAAGAATACTGGCCCTTGTTCCTGTCTTTTTCTTCCTTACCTTTATGGAACTTCCTGCGGTCTTCTTCATAGGCATGTGGATACTCATACAAATCATAAATGGTCTTATCACACTACCCCTTGCGGGCATGGGTGGTGTGGCATGGTTTGCCCATATAGGTGGCTTTTTTGTAGGCTACTTTTTGGCAAAGAGGTTTTATAGGCGGAATCTTTACTTCTGGTAA
- a CDS encoding (Fe-S)-binding protein: MEKFIEIPMDLAQKCVKCGLCKSVCPTYPYIEEEGGFARGRLALAEMVVKGELPLTREVSKQWDACAMCRRCEWICPNNVEYKEILVHARNIQRESLGESTIKGLGLKALEFMQSNAGRKVIKLAGKLLEPLPFTEVKTPFPTGAVKFMPKPTAKAFGLRGKVFKAEKEKGKLLFFTGCMIDAFYGKTGENVIKLMNKAGYTVIVPEDIRCCGAPHYYSGNLPAFERLKEHNLREMERYEFDAVVVACPTCGGALQEDYKLSKPVYDFAQIVFESPLKFKGSGNSLTFHVPCHSYSAMKVSDKVFYGVMERIEGDEVKKAEKDKSCCGFAGLFSITNPKMSDQIQREKIEDLKKTKANVVLTTCPGCVLNLKDGVKKHKTGQEVMHLADYLAESLEEG; encoded by the coding sequence ATGGAGAAGTTTATAGAAATTCCTATGGACCTTGCCCAAAAATGCGTCAAGTGTGGCCTTTGTAAATCTGTTTGTCCCACATACCCTTACATAGAGGAAGAAGGTGGCTTTGCCCGTGGCAGGCTTGCCCTTGCCGAGATGGTGGTAAAGGGAGAGTTGCCCCTCACAAGAGAGGTTTCCAAGCAGTGGGATGCTTGCGCCATGTGTAGGCGTTGTGAATGGATATGTCCCAACAATGTGGAATACAAAGAAATATTGGTTCATGCAAGGAATATACAAAGGGAAAGCCTTGGAGAAAGCACCATAAAAGGCCTTGGCCTAAAAGCCCTTGAGTTTATGCAATCTAACGCTGGCAGGAAAGTTATAAAGCTTGCTGGGAAGCTCTTAGAACCCTTACCCTTTACAGAGGTAAAAACACCCTTTCCCACAGGAGCTGTAAAGTTTATGCCAAAGCCTACAGCAAAAGCCTTTGGCCTAAGAGGAAAGGTCTTCAAGGCGGAAAAGGAGAAGGGAAAACTTCTCTTCTTTACAGGCTGTATGATTGACGCCTTTTATGGAAAGACTGGAGAAAACGTTATAAAGCTTATGAACAAGGCTGGCTACACAGTTATAGTGCCGGAGGATATAAGATGCTGTGGAGCGCCCCATTATTACTCTGGAAACTTGCCGGCCTTTGAAAGGCTAAAAGAACACAACCTAAGGGAGATGGAAAGGTATGAGTTTGATGCGGTGGTGGTGGCCTGTCCCACTTGCGGTGGAGCCTTACAAGAGGATTATAAGCTTTCCAAGCCTGTCTATGACTTTGCCCAGATAGTCTTTGAAAGCCCTTTAAAGTTTAAAGGTTCTGGAAATAGCTTAACCTTCCATGTGCCTTGCCACTCATACAGCGCCATGAAGGTAAGCGATAAGGTCTTTTATGGAGTAATGGAGAGGATTGAAGGCGATGAGGTAAAAAAGGCGGAAAAGGACAAGTCTTGCTGTGGCTTTGCAGGTCTCTTTTCCATAACAAACCCTAAAATGTCAGACCAGATACAAAGGGAAAAGATAGAGGACCTTAAGAAAACAAAGGCTAATGTGGTGCTTACCACATGTCCAGGCTGTGTTTTGAACTTAAAGGATGGAGTTAAAAAGCACAAAACAGGCCAAGAGGTCATGCACTTGGCAGACTATTTAGCGGAAAGCTTGGAAGAAGGTTAA
- a CDS encoding sulfite oxidase-like oxidoreductase, producing MKRIVSPINLREDRLPPGQRWISAPIVYDIVDEVPQWDINSYRFKVFGLVENPIELSHEDILKMPSVELVADFHCVTRWSVKEILWEGVQTSYILDLAKPKANAKYALIHCLEGYTTNLPLEYLYYEDSILAYKMYGKPIPLRHGYPLRLVVPRLYAWKSAKYVWGIELLEVDVPGFWEQRGYNMRGDPWKEERYW from the coding sequence ATGAAGAGAATTGTAAGCCCTATAAACCTTAGAGAAGACCGCCTGCCACCGGGTCAAAGGTGGATCTCTGCGCCTATAGTCTATGATATAGTGGATGAGGTGCCCCAATGGGACATAAACAGCTATAGATTTAAGGTTTTTGGCCTTGTGGAAAACCCCATTGAACTAAGCCATGAGGATATTTTAAAGATGCCCTCTGTGGAGCTTGTTGCAGACTTTCATTGCGTTACACGCTGGAGTGTAAAGGAAATACTTTGGGAAGGTGTGCAAACCTCCTACATTTTGGACCTTGCCAAGCCAAAGGCCAATGCCAAGTATGCCCTCATCCACTGCCTTGAAGGCTATACAACTAACCTGCCCCTTGAGTATCTTTACTATGAGGACAGCATACTGGCTTACAAGATGTATGGAAAGCCCATACCACTAAGGCATGGCTATCCTCTTAGGCTTGTGGTGCCAAGGCTATACGCATGGAAGAGTGCCAAGTATGTGTGGGGAATAGAGCTGTTAGAAGTAGATGTTCCCGGCTTTTGGGAACAGAGAGGCTACAACATGAGAGGAGACCCATGGAAGGAGGAAAGGTATTGGTAA
- the galE gene encoding UDP-glucose 4-epimerase GalE, with protein sequence MRILVTGGAGYIGSHMVKLLGERGYEVLTVDNLSEGNSWAVLYGDLKVVDLLNYKALEEVLLDFRPQAVIHFAAKVKVPESVKKPLLYYENNFMGTVNLLQAMERASVKYLIFSSTAAVYGIPKSVPVKEEDPTIPINSYGWSKLFAERAIKDFAPLSGIRYAILRYFNVAGADPDVRIGQVSKKPTHLILRAVKVATGQIPYLEVFGTDYPTPDGTCIRDFVHVMDLCEAHLKALEYLISGGESDVFNIGYGKGYSVLEVIEKVKEVSGVDFKVVYAPRREGDPPALIADNTKAKEILKWQPRYDDLGFIIKTALDWEKAYIYSK encoded by the coding sequence ATGCGCATACTTGTAACTGGTGGCGCGGGCTACATAGGTTCCCATATGGTAAAGCTTCTTGGAGAAAGGGGCTATGAGGTTCTCACGGTGGATAACCTATCGGAGGGAAACTCTTGGGCCGTTTTGTATGGAGACCTAAAGGTTGTGGACCTTCTCAACTACAAGGCCCTTGAGGAGGTGCTTTTGGACTTTAGGCCACAGGCCGTAATTCACTTTGCCGCAAAGGTAAAGGTGCCAGAAAGCGTAAAAAAGCCCTTACTATACTATGAGAACAACTTTATGGGAACTGTGAACCTTCTACAAGCCATGGAGAGGGCCAGTGTTAAATACCTTATTTTCTCTTCCACTGCGGCCGTTTACGGCATTCCCAAAAGCGTGCCGGTAAAGGAAGAGGACCCAACTATACCTATAAACTCCTACGGCTGGAGCAAGCTATTTGCAGAGAGGGCCATAAAGGATTTTGCTCCCCTTAGTGGTATAAGGTATGCTATACTCCGATACTTTAATGTGGCTGGCGCAGACCCAGACGTAAGGATAGGCCAAGTTAGCAAAAAACCAACCCATCTTATCCTTAGAGCTGTAAAGGTAGCCACGGGCCAGATACCTTACCTTGAGGTCTTTGGCACAGACTATCCCACACCCGATGGCACTTGCATAAGGGACTTTGTACATGTTATGGACCTATGTGAAGCTCACCTTAAAGCCTTGGAATATCTTATAAGCGGCGGAGAAAGTGATGTATTCAACATAGGCTACGGCAAAGGCTATTCGGTGCTTGAGGTGATAGAAAAAGTAAAAGAGGTTTCTGGTGTGGACTTTAAGGTGGTCTATGCACCAAGAAGGGAAGGAGACCCACCAGCCCTTATAGCGGATAACACAAAGGCCAAAGAGATATTGAAATGGCAACCAAGGTATGATGACTTGGGATTTATCATAAAAACTGCATTGGATTGGGAAAAGGCCTATATTTATTCAAAATGA
- the lptB gene encoding LPS export ABC transporter ATP-binding protein has product MLIARGIRKFFKKREVLKGIDLELKRGEIVGLLGPNGAGKTTLFNCLVGFLPVDGGRIELDGEDITHMPAHKRARMGIAFLPQEHTLFEDLTVLENLLIFLEFFEEGRESQLARAEELLGDFGLLELKDQKAGKLSGGQKRRLEVARALIPKPKYIFFDEPFTGIDPIMISDIRSMILNLKHQNIAVLITDHNVRETIRMVDRVYIISDGSILAEGDPHEVSEREDVREVYLGRDFSW; this is encoded by the coding sequence GTGCTGATTGCAAGAGGTATAAGGAAGTTTTTTAAAAAGAGGGAAGTGTTAAAGGGCATTGACTTAGAGCTTAAAAGGGGGGAGATAGTAGGCCTTTTGGGTCCAAACGGTGCGGGTAAAACCACACTCTTTAACTGCCTTGTGGGCTTTTTGCCGGTGGATGGTGGAAGGATAGAGCTTGACGGTGAGGATATTACCCATATGCCAGCCCATAAAAGGGCGAGAATGGGTATAGCCTTTTTACCACAAGAACATACCCTTTTTGAAGACCTAACCGTGCTGGAAAACCTCCTCATATTCCTTGAGTTTTTTGAAGAAGGCAGGGAGAGCCAATTGGCAAGGGCTGAGGAGCTTTTGGGAGATTTTGGACTTTTGGAGTTAAAAGACCAAAAGGCTGGAAAACTTTCGGGAGGTCAAAAAAGAAGGCTTGAGGTGGCAAGGGCCCTAATACCCAAGCCAAAGTACATCTTCTTTGACGAGCCCTTTACAGGTATAGACCCAATAATGATCTCCGATATAAGGTCCATGATACTCAATCTAAAGCATCAGAATATAGCGGTGCTTATAACAGACCACAACGTAAGGGAAACCATAAGGATGGTGGATAGGGTTTATATAATCAGCGATGGCAGTATTTTGGCAGAGGGAGACCCTCATGAGGTAAGCGAGAGGGAAGATGTGAGAGAGGTATATCTTGGAAGGGATTTTAGCTGGTAG
- the rseP gene encoding RIP metalloprotease RseP: MEYLLAFLVLIGVLVWFHELGHFLMAKLFGVKVEIFSIGFGPVLFGKKLGETEYRISALPLGGYVKLYGEEEEIKDPRAFSSKPGWQKILIAFGGPLFNFILAILLFAFIFAIGREVPKYSYEKPVVGYVVENSLAQKLGIREGDLILEINSKRVESWKDVEKVVLDNVLAKEWRVEVLRDGKRISLYLKERLNGVSSFGAEPLIPAVVGFVAKDSPAFQVGIREGDKILKVNGKDVKGWYELVSYIRQSKGNPITLTIERKGVIEEKTVVPRMDGRSGTPILGIAPHIERVKVKEPIHKAFVEGVEKTYTLSLLSLKALWQLITGGLSIKTLGGPIAIAQLAGESAQQDILPFIGMMAFISVQLAIFNLIPLPVLDGGLILLFLMESIRRKPLSPKFKEIWIKAGYAIIIALASFVMINDLLRLLSGGKL; the protein is encoded by the coding sequence ATGGAATACCTTTTGGCCTTTTTGGTTTTGATAGGTGTTTTGGTGTGGTTCCATGAGCTTGGCCACTTTTTGATGGCAAAGCTCTTTGGTGTAAAGGTGGAGATATTCTCCATAGGCTTTGGTCCTGTGCTTTTTGGTAAAAAACTTGGTGAGACAGAATACAGAATATCTGCCCTTCCATTGGGTGGTTATGTAAAGCTCTATGGTGAGGAGGAAGAGATAAAGGACCCAAGGGCCTTTTCTTCCAAGCCAGGGTGGCAAAAGATACTTATAGCCTTTGGAGGACCTCTTTTTAACTTTATCCTTGCCATCTTACTTTTTGCCTTTATTTTTGCCATTGGAAGGGAGGTTCCCAAATATTCTTATGAGAAGCCTGTAGTGGGTTATGTGGTAGAAAACAGCTTGGCGCAAAAGCTGGGCATAAGGGAAGGCGACCTTATTCTGGAGATAAACTCAAAAAGGGTGGAAAGCTGGAAGGATGTGGAAAAGGTTGTTCTTGATAACGTACTCGCCAAAGAGTGGAGGGTAGAGGTGCTAAGGGATGGGAAAAGGATAAGCCTTTATTTGAAGGAAAGATTAAACGGGGTCTCCAGCTTTGGTGCAGAGCCTTTAATCCCAGCCGTTGTAGGCTTTGTGGCAAAGGATAGTCCTGCCTTTCAGGTAGGTATACGTGAAGGAGACAAAATTCTCAAAGTAAACGGAAAGGATGTAAAGGGGTGGTATGAGCTTGTAAGTTATATAAGACAATCAAAGGGAAACCCCATCACCTTAACCATTGAAAGAAAGGGAGTTATTGAAGAAAAAACAGTGGTTCCGAGAATGGATGGGAGGAGTGGCACACCCATACTTGGCATCGCACCACACATAGAGAGGGTTAAGGTGAAAGAACCCATACATAAAGCTTTCGTTGAAGGTGTGGAAAAAACCTATACGCTTAGCCTTTTGTCCCTCAAAGCCCTATGGCAGCTTATAACCGGCGGGCTTTCTATAAAGACCCTTGGAGGGCCCATAGCCATAGCCCAGCTTGCAGGAGAATCTGCCCAGCAAGACATCCTTCCTTTCATAGGTATGATGGCTTTTATCTCCGTTCAGCTGGCCATATTTAACCTTATCCCTCTACCTGTCCTTGACGGTGGCCTTATATTGCTATTCCTTATGGAGTCTATAAGAAGAAAGCCTCTGTCTCCAAAGTTCAAGGAAATATGGATAAAGGCGGGCTACGCCATCATAATAGCCCTTGCAAGCTTTGTTATGATAAACGACCTTTTAAGGCTTTTAAGTGGGGGCAAACTTTAA
- a CDS encoding rRNA pseudouridine synthase yields MEGGKVLVRLNRYLSMCGVASRRKADELILQGRVKVNGLVVKEFGWRVDPERDVVEVDGKEVKPPRYRYIILYKPCCYLTALGESKDGKKTIQELIKDIPERVYPAGRLDYNAEGLLLLTNDGELANRIMHPRYKLPKTYLVWVDGKVSEEEIRAMKKGAKLEDGFAKPDSVKLVKHEKDKSLLEVVFHEGRKHIVKRFMAHFGHKVLRLKRVAIGPISLGNLRPGQWRDLKEEEIKRLKKLLGMEGLKGV; encoded by the coding sequence ATGGAAGGAGGAAAGGTATTGGTAAGACTAAACAGGTACCTTTCTATGTGTGGTGTGGCCTCAAGAAGAAAGGCAGACGAGCTTATATTGCAGGGAAGGGTAAAGGTAAACGGTCTTGTGGTGAAGGAGTTTGGCTGGAGGGTGGACCCAGAAAGGGATGTGGTGGAGGTGGATGGAAAGGAGGTAAAGCCACCAAGGTATAGATACATAATCCTTTACAAGCCTTGCTGTTATCTTACTGCTCTGGGTGAGAGCAAAGATGGTAAAAAGACCATACAGGAGCTTATAAAGGACATACCAGAAAGGGTATATCCTGCAGGTAGGCTTGATTACAATGCGGAGGGCCTTTTGCTTCTTACCAACGATGGAGAGCTTGCCAACAGGATAATGCATCCAAGGTATAAGCTTCCCAAGACTTACTTGGTGTGGGTTGATGGAAAGGTGAGCGAGGAAGAGATAAGGGCCATGAAAAAGGGAGCAAAGCTTGAAGACGGCTTTGCCAAGCCAGATAGCGTTAAGCTTGTCAAGCACGAAAAGGACAAAAGCCTGCTTGAGGTGGTTTTCCATGAGGGAAGAAAGCACATTGTAAAGAGGTTTATGGCCCATTTTGGGCATAAGGTGCTTAGGCTAAAGAGGGTTGCCATTGGACCAATAAGCTTAGGAAACCTAAGGCCGGGGCAGTGGAGAGACTTAAAAGAGGAGGAGATAAAAAGGCTAAAAAAGCTTCTTGGAATGGAAGGCCTTAAGGGGGTATAA
- a CDS encoding metal-sulfur cluster assembly factor, with protein sequence MKELEILEKLKEIRDPEIPIDIVNLGLVYGVYLKDGVAHIDMTLTVPSCPAKGFFAQHIRDHILKNFPELKDVVVNFVFEPAWSKDKISQEGIQKLRSMGWNI encoded by the coding sequence ATGAAGGAATTGGAAATTTTAGAAAAGTTAAAAGAGATACGGGACCCTGAAATACCCATAGATATTGTTAACCTTGGGCTTGTTTATGGTGTGTATTTAAAGGATGGTGTGGCTCACATAGACATGACTCTAACCGTTCCCTCTTGCCCTGCCAAAGGCTTTTTTGCCCAGCACATAAGGGACCATATACTAAAAAACTTCCCAGAGCTTAAGGATGTTGTGGTAAACTTTGTATTTGAACCTGCGTGGAGCAAGGATAAAATATCCCAAGAAGGCATACAAAAACTTAGGAGTATGGGATGGAATATTTAA